Proteins from one Pseudomonas bijieensis genomic window:
- a CDS encoding NAD-dependent epimerase/dehydratase family protein — protein MNVFVTGAAGFIGGSIATGLVRAGHHVTGLVRNPEQASELTALGIQPVIGTLEDSALLTAQARAADAVINAASSDHRGAVEALIEGLKGSNKVLLHTSGSSIVGDASGGRSSEDIYYENKLPQPTADKAARVAIDNLVLAAAKQGVNSAVICNTLIYGHSLGVKRDSVQLPRLLKQARKSGVVRHVGAGQNIWSNVHIEDVVELYKLALTRNVPGTFYFVESGEASFIDMTTAMARALKLGEPQDWPLADAEAEWGYEMANYGLGSNSRVRGKNARELLGWAPKRTSVVEWILDEMV, from the coding sequence ATGAACGTATTCGTCACCGGCGCTGCCGGTTTTATCGGCGGTTCCATCGCCACCGGCCTGGTACGCGCCGGGCATCACGTCACCGGTCTGGTGCGCAACCCCGAACAGGCGAGCGAACTGACCGCGCTGGGCATCCAGCCGGTCATCGGCACCCTGGAAGACAGCGCGCTGCTCACCGCCCAGGCGCGTGCCGCCGACGCCGTGATCAATGCCGCCAGCAGCGACCATCGCGGTGCGGTCGAAGCCTTGATCGAAGGGCTCAAAGGCTCGAACAAAGTGTTGTTGCACACCAGCGGTTCGAGCATCGTCGGCGACGCTTCGGGCGGTCGTTCCAGCGAGGACATCTACTACGAAAACAAGCTGCCGCAACCGACCGCCGACAAGGCTGCCCGCGTCGCGATCGACAACCTGGTCCTGGCGGCGGCGAAGCAAGGCGTGAACTCGGCGGTGATCTGCAACACTCTGATCTACGGCCACAGCCTGGGCGTCAAGCGTGACAGCGTGCAACTGCCGCGGCTGCTCAAGCAGGCGCGTAAAAGTGGGGTGGTACGGCATGTAGGGGCGGGGCAGAACATCTGGTCCAACGTGCACATCGAAGACGTGGTCGAGCTGTACAAATTGGCCCTGACCCGCAACGTACCCGGCACGTTCTATTTCGTTGAAAGCGGCGAGGCTTCGTTCATCGACATGACCACGGCCATGGCCCGCGCCTTGAAGCTTGGCGAACCGCAGGATTGGCCGTTGGCCGATGCCGAAGCCGAGTGGGGCTATGAAATGGCCAACTATGGCCTGGGCTCCAACAGCCGGGTACGAGGCAAGAATGCCCGTGAGTTGCTCGGTTGGGCGCCCAAGCGCACTTCGGTGGTGGAGTGGATTCTTGACGAAATGGTGTGA
- a CDS encoding gluconate:H+ symporter, whose amino-acid sequence MAPAFGYWLLVYAAIAIIALIVLIARYRLNPFIVITLVSIGLALLAGMPPSGVVGAYEAGVGKTLGHIALVVALGTMLGKMMAESGGAERMAQTLIERFGERNAHWAMVCIAFLVGLPLFFEVGFVLLVPIAFTIARRVGVSILMVGLPMVAGLSVVHALVPPHPAAMLAVQAFQASVGQTLLYAILIGIPTAIIAGPLYAKFIVPRIQLPADNPLERQFLEREPRADLPGFGVTLGTILLPVILMLIGGWANLISTPGSGFNQFLLFIGNSVIALLLATILSFWTLGLAQGFSRESILKFTNECLAPTASITLLVGAGGGLNRILVDAGVTQQIVGLAQEFQLSPLVMGWLFAALMRVATGSATVAMTTASGIVAPVAIGLGYPHPELLVLATGAGSVIFSHVNDGGFWLIKEYFNMTVAQTFKTWTVLETLISVVAFALTLGLSRLL is encoded by the coding sequence ATGGCACCTGCTTTCGGTTACTGGCTACTGGTCTACGCGGCCATCGCGATCATTGCGCTGATCGTTCTGATCGCCCGGTATCGGCTCAATCCGTTCATCGTGATCACCCTGGTGTCCATTGGCCTGGCGTTGCTGGCCGGGATGCCGCCCTCAGGTGTGGTGGGCGCATACGAGGCCGGTGTCGGCAAGACTCTGGGGCACATCGCGCTGGTGGTGGCCTTGGGCACGATGCTCGGCAAGATGATGGCCGAGTCCGGCGGGGCGGAGCGAATGGCGCAGACGCTGATCGAGCGTTTTGGTGAGCGCAACGCCCATTGGGCAATGGTGTGCATCGCGTTCCTGGTCGGGCTGCCGTTGTTCTTCGAAGTCGGTTTTGTGCTGCTGGTGCCCATCGCGTTCACCATCGCCCGGCGTGTGGGCGTGTCGATCCTGATGGTGGGGCTGCCGATGGTCGCCGGGCTTTCGGTGGTCCATGCGCTGGTACCGCCGCATCCGGCGGCGATGCTGGCGGTGCAGGCGTTCCAGGCCTCGGTGGGGCAGACCTTGCTGTACGCGATCCTGATTGGCATTCCCACCGCGATCATCGCCGGGCCCCTGTACGCCAAATTCATCGTGCCGCGCATCCAGTTGCCAGCCGACAATCCGCTGGAGCGGCAATTTCTCGAGCGCGAGCCGCGTGCCGACTTGCCAGGTTTCGGCGTGACCCTGGGGACGATCCTGCTGCCGGTGATCCTGATGCTGATCGGTGGCTGGGCCAACCTGATCTCCACGCCGGGCAGCGGTTTCAACCAGTTCCTGTTGTTCATCGGCAACTCGGTGATCGCCTTGCTGCTGGCGACCATCCTGAGCTTCTGGACCCTCGGCCTGGCCCAAGGCTTCAGCCGTGAATCGATCCTCAAGTTCACCAACGAATGCCTGGCCCCGACCGCCAGCATCACTTTGCTGGTGGGCGCCGGTGGCGGTTTGAATCGGATCCTGGTGGACGCCGGTGTCACGCAACAGATCGTCGGCCTGGCCCAGGAATTCCAGCTGTCGCCACTGGTCATGGGCTGGCTGTTCGCCGCCCTGATGCGCGTCGCCACAGGCTCGGCCACGGTGGCGATGACCACGGCCTCGGGCATCGTTGCGCCGGTGGCGATCGGCCTGGGTTATCCCCATCCCGAACTGCTGGTACTGGCCACCGGGGCCGGCTCGGTGATCTTTTCCCACGTCAACGACGGCGGCTTCTGGCTGATCAAGGAATACTTCAATATGACCGTTGCCCAAACCTTCAAGACCTGGACGGTATTGGAAACGCTGATCTCCGTGGTCGCGTTCGCCTTGACCCTCGGGCTTTCGCGCTTGCTCTGA
- a CDS encoding glyoxalase superfamily protein gives MSFGKTTPILRIFDEAKALAFYVDFLGFTVDWQHRFGDDFPLYLQVSRGDCVLHLSEHHGDCTPGSALRIETDELEAFQQQLQAKQYRYAHPQIQAMPWGSQDMAISDPFGNRLVFTNAINV, from the coding sequence ATGAGCTTCGGTAAAACCACTCCGATCCTGCGGATCTTCGATGAAGCCAAGGCGTTGGCGTTCTACGTCGACTTCCTGGGCTTTACCGTCGACTGGCAACACCGCTTCGGTGACGACTTCCCGCTGTACCTGCAAGTCTCCCGCGGCGACTGCGTGCTGCACCTGTCCGAGCACCATGGCGATTGCACACCGGGCTCGGCGTTGCGGATCGAGACCGATGAGCTGGAAGCCTTCCAGCAGCAATTGCAGGCCAAGCAATACCGCTATGCCCACCCACAGATCCAGGCCATGCCCTGGGGTAGCCAGGACATGGCGATCAGTGATCCGTTCGGGAATCGGTTGGTGTTTACCAATGCGATTAATGTCTGA
- a CDS encoding RHS repeat-associated core domain-containing protein — MSARLHHKTPSINALDSRGLAVRQVAYYRRDAQEQSLARVTQQDYDAAGRQVAQRDPRLFASATGGANLQTVYSLSGKTLLLDSIDAGWRLYLPGDAGQILHCWDQRGSYWQTTYDTQLRMTAVHEQAAGDVPRRVECLQYGDNSPKSAVRNRCGALIRHDDSAGTLLIHDYALCAKPLSQTRHLLTVTDRLDWPAEEKDRDRLLEKGDGYTTSWRYDALAECIQQTDAAQHQQRYSFDVAGQLKSVGLLIRNTSTEKSIVSDLVYNPSGQIESQTAGNGVVSHAVYDPANGRLTALRTSLAAKTLQNLRYTCDPVGNVTHLEDKAQPVQFGSNQRVEASSTFTYDSLHQLISATGREAAGLTSPADLPALGKLPIDPGQLFNFTEHYEYDAGGNLIELRHCRDGNHYTRTLEVAAASNRLRAWNKGQSTSDVAVDFDANGNQQALSPGQALTWNLRNLLDNVVLVRRENAPDDIERYYYDSGGQRVRKIQTTQGAARVHTRDVRYLPGLEIHTRDNERLEVITLQAGRCNVRYLHWTQGRPATIAANPLRYSFGDHLGSSSLELDDQGNLISQESYLPYGATAWAASRSAVEADYRTLRYSGKERDASGLYYYGQRYYAPWLQRWISPDPAGAIDGLNLYCMVGNNPLRFVDHQGLGKEDVIQWMKADGHARSQTMMQPPPAKKARQSAGDHRAAVSSGPAPSPSFSKTKRKDLVVHSYGVVLDRKGNNDVGLNEYYNLTGPKSGPAGYRGVDKDYDGTAKSDRFYLDFGSYKIGNTDEYLTDLAERYSATKNDPVHQFEVDPEVLKLEPTLSRTLETLHELQQPTQKLIATHIEKSNGIIPVRTGGPGAHGEVRALNSVVALYPGQVERVLSDTHLFTEKLTSVTQPEPFIACFNCSGIIPEEVNIPTGRNPRNYGLYNFHVSEINRPRRSGSAS; from the coding sequence ATGAGCGCACGCCTTCATCACAAGACGCCCTCGATCAACGCCCTCGACAGCCGGGGCCTGGCCGTGCGGCAAGTCGCTTACTACCGGCGCGACGCCCAGGAACAGTCCCTGGCGCGCGTGACCCAGCAAGACTATGACGCGGCGGGACGACAGGTGGCGCAACGCGATCCCCGACTGTTTGCCAGTGCTACGGGGGGCGCCAATCTGCAGACTGTCTACAGCCTGTCCGGCAAGACGCTGTTGCTCGACAGTATCGATGCCGGGTGGCGCCTGTACCTGCCAGGGGATGCCGGGCAGATATTGCACTGCTGGGATCAGCGAGGCAGCTATTGGCAGACCACCTACGACACGCAACTGCGCATGACGGCCGTCCATGAACAAGCGGCAGGCGACGTGCCGCGCAGGGTCGAATGCCTGCAATACGGCGACAATTCGCCGAAGTCCGCGGTGCGCAATCGGTGCGGTGCGTTGATCCGTCACGATGACAGCGCCGGTACCCTGCTGATCCATGACTATGCGCTTTGCGCCAAACCCCTCAGCCAGACCAGGCATCTGCTGACCGTCACCGACCGACTGGACTGGCCAGCGGAGGAGAAAGACCGCGATCGCTTGCTGGAAAAGGGCGACGGCTACACGACAAGCTGGCGCTACGACGCACTCGCCGAGTGTATCCAGCAGACCGATGCCGCCCAGCACCAGCAGCGCTACTCGTTCGATGTCGCGGGTCAGCTCAAGTCCGTGGGCCTGCTGATAAGAAACACCTCGACCGAAAAATCCATCGTGAGCGATCTCGTCTACAACCCGTCCGGCCAGATCGAGTCCCAGACGGCCGGCAACGGTGTCGTCAGCCACGCCGTGTACGATCCGGCCAACGGTAGACTGACCGCCCTGCGCACATCGCTGGCTGCCAAGACCTTGCAGAATCTGCGCTACACCTGCGACCCGGTGGGTAACGTGACGCACCTCGAGGACAAGGCCCAACCGGTGCAGTTCGGCAGTAACCAACGGGTCGAAGCCAGCAGCACGTTCACTTACGACAGTTTGCATCAATTGATCAGCGCGACGGGGCGCGAGGCCGCTGGATTGACCAGCCCCGCGGACCTTCCAGCCCTCGGCAAACTACCCATCGACCCCGGGCAGTTGTTCAATTTCACCGAACACTACGAGTACGACGCCGGCGGCAACCTGATCGAATTGCGCCATTGTCGCGACGGCAATCACTACACCCGCACACTGGAGGTGGCCGCCGCGAGCAATCGCCTGCGTGCCTGGAACAAAGGCCAGTCTACGTCCGACGTGGCCGTGGACTTCGATGCCAACGGCAACCAGCAGGCGCTCTCCCCGGGCCAGGCGCTGACCTGGAACCTGCGCAATCTGCTCGACAACGTGGTGTTGGTACGGCGCGAAAACGCGCCCGATGACATCGAGCGCTATTACTACGACAGCGGCGGCCAACGCGTACGCAAGATCCAGACAACCCAGGGCGCGGCGAGGGTCCACACCCGGGACGTGCGTTATTTGCCTGGCCTTGAAATTCACACGCGGGATAACGAACGCCTGGAAGTCATTACCCTGCAGGCGGGGCGCTGCAATGTGCGTTATCTGCATTGGACTCAAGGCCGACCGGCCACCATTGCCGCCAACCCGCTGCGCTACAGCTTCGGCGACCACCTGGGCTCAAGCTCATTGGAACTGGACGATCAGGGCAACCTGATCAGCCAGGAAAGCTACCTGCCTTACGGGGCCACCGCTTGGGCGGCGTCCCGTTCGGCCGTGGAGGCCGATTACCGGACCCTGCGCTACTCCGGCAAGGAGCGCGATGCCAGTGGCCTGTATTACTACGGGCAGCGCTATTACGCGCCGTGGCTGCAACGCTGGATCAGCCCCGATCCGGCGGGAGCGATCGATGGGTTGAACCTGTATTGCATGGTGGGGAACAATCCGCTGCGGTTCGTCGACCACCAAGGACTGGGAAAAGAGGACGTCATCCAATGGATGAAAGCTGATGGTCACGCCCGCTCCCAGACGATGATGCAGCCCCCACCGGCAAAAAAGGCCCGCCAATCTGCCGGGGATCATCGAGCAGCCGTCAGTTCCGGACCCGCCCCCAGCCCAAGCTTCAGCAAAACGAAACGCAAGGACCTGGTCGTTCACTCCTACGGCGTCGTCCTGGATCGCAAGGGCAACAACGATGTGGGTCTCAACGAGTACTACAACCTTACCGGGCCCAAATCCGGCCCGGCGGGATACCGCGGCGTGGACAAGGATTATGACGGTACCGCCAAAAGCGACAGGTTCTACCTGGATTTCGGAAGCTACAAGATCGGCAATACCGATGAATACCTGACGGACCTGGCCGAACGGTACAGCGCGACGAAAAACGATCCGGTCCACCAATTTGAGGTAGATCCTGAGGTGCTGAAACTCGAACCGACGCTGAGCAGGACGCTCGAGACCCTCCACGAACTCCAGCAACCCACCCAGAAACTCATTGCAACGCACATCGAGAAATCCAACGGGATCATTCCGGTGCGCACCGGAGGGCCTGGGGCTCATGGAGAAGTGCGTGCGCTCAACTCAGTCGTTGCGCTCTACCCGGGTCAAGTTGAAAGGGTACTTTCGGATACGCATCTGTTCACCGAAAAGTTGACCAGCGTGACGCAACCGGAGCCTTTCATCGCCTGCTTCAACTGCAGCGGCATTATCCCCGAAGAGGTCAACATCCCGACTGGTCGCAACCCTAGAAACTATGGGTTGTACAACTTTCACGTATCGGAAATAAATCGACCCCGGCGTTCTGGCAGTGCGTCTTGA
- a CDS encoding N-acyl-D-amino-acid deacylase family protein has translation MPYDTLIRNALVIDGSDRPGYNADVAIRAGRIERIGDLGDAPALEEVDAAGRVLAPGFIDVHTHDDTVVIRQPQMLPKLSQGVTTVIVGNCGISVAPVSLRGDPPDPMNLLGTAQAFAYPRFADYRGAVEAAMPAVNVAALVGHTALRSNHMDDLLRTASVGEIAAMRQQLRESLEAGALGLSTGLAYANAFSASTDEVMQLSEELKAFGAIYTTHLRSEFEPVLEAMDEAFHIGRHAQSPVIISHLKCAGAGNWGRSPQVLAALENAAKNHPVGCDCYPYAASSSTLDLKQVTDAHRITITWSSPHPHVGGRDLADIASEWGVSLLDAARRLQPAGAVYYGMDEGDVRRILAHPLSMVGSDGLPEDPFPHPRLWGAFPRVLGHFSRDIGLFPLHTAVHKMTGLSAARFGLRDRGEIREGHWADLVLFNPHTVRDVADFNEPQRAAEGIDGVWVNGVLSYREGQANGRREGRFLAREGDLRQGFRPSHGM, from the coding sequence ATGCCCTACGACACCCTTATCCGCAACGCATTGGTCATCGATGGCAGCGACCGCCCCGGCTACAACGCCGACGTGGCGATTCGCGCCGGGCGCATCGAGCGCATTGGCGACCTGGGCGATGCCCCGGCGCTTGAAGAAGTCGACGCCGCCGGCCGCGTACTGGCGCCAGGTTTTATCGATGTGCACACCCACGACGACACGGTGGTCATTCGCCAGCCGCAAATGCTGCCCAAGCTCAGCCAGGGCGTGACCACGGTCATCGTCGGCAACTGCGGCATCAGTGTCGCGCCGGTCAGCTTGCGGGGCGACCCGCCGGACCCGATGAACCTGCTCGGCACCGCCCAGGCGTTCGCCTACCCGCGCTTCGCGGATTATCGCGGGGCGGTGGAAGCGGCCATGCCGGCGGTCAACGTAGCGGCGCTGGTGGGCCACACGGCGTTGCGCAGTAACCACATGGACGATTTGTTGCGCACTGCCAGCGTCGGAGAAATCGCCGCCATGCGCCAGCAACTGCGCGAAAGCCTGGAAGCCGGCGCACTTGGCCTGTCCACCGGCCTGGCCTATGCCAACGCGTTTTCGGCATCCACCGACGAAGTCATGCAACTGAGCGAAGAGTTGAAGGCCTTCGGTGCGATCTACACCACCCACCTGCGCAGCGAATTCGAGCCGGTGCTCGAAGCCATGGACGAGGCGTTCCACATTGGCCGTCACGCCCAAAGCCCAGTGATCATTTCCCACCTCAAGTGCGCGGGTGCCGGTAACTGGGGGCGTAGTCCACAGGTGTTGGCAGCGCTGGAAAACGCTGCAAAAAACCATCCGGTCGGTTGCGACTGTTATCCCTACGCGGCCAGCTCCTCGACCCTGGATCTCAAGCAGGTGACCGACGCCCATCGCATCACCATCACCTGGTCGAGCCCGCATCCGCACGTGGGTGGTCGCGATCTCGCCGACATAGCCAGCGAGTGGGGCGTGTCATTGCTGGACGCAGCGCGTCGTTTGCAACCGGCCGGCGCGGTGTACTACGGCATGGATGAGGGCGACGTACGACGCATCCTTGCCCACCCGCTGTCCATGGTCGGCTCCGACGGCTTGCCCGAAGACCCGTTTCCCCATCCACGCTTGTGGGGCGCTTTTCCACGGGTACTGGGACATTTCAGTCGTGACATCGGGCTTTTTCCTTTGCACACCGCTGTGCACAAAATGACCGGCCTTTCAGCGGCGCGCTTCGGCCTGAGGGATCGTGGCGAAATTCGTGAAGGGCATTGGGCGGACCTGGTGTTGTTCAATCCACACACCGTTCGCGACGTGGCCGATTTCAACGAACCTCAACGGGCTGCCGAAGGGATTGATGGCGTGTGGGTCAATGGTGTCTTGAGCTATCGCGAAGGGCAGGCAAACGGGCGTCGGGAAGGGCGGTTCCTGGCGCGCGAGGGCGATCTGCGCCAGGGGTTCAGGCCATCCCATGGCATGTAA
- a CDS encoding SulP family inorganic anion transporter, whose product MKPARLRADALAGLTTSFALLPECIAFALVAHLNPLMGLYGAFILCTLTALFGGRPGMVSGAAGSMAVVIVALVVQHGVQYLLATVLLGGLIMMAFGLLRLGKLVRMVPHPVMLGFVNGLAIVIALAQLEHFKNGEAWLSGPPLYLMAGLVALTMAIVYLLPRLTRSVPPALVAILGVGLAVDLLGLPTRTLGDMAHIAGGLPAFALPDIPWNLQTLQIVAPYAVIMAMVGLLETLLTLNLTDEITESRGYPDRECVALGAANIASGLFGGMGGCAMIGQTMINLSSGGRGRLSGVVAGVMVLLFVLFLSPLIERIPLAALVGVMFVVSQQTFAWASLRVLNKVPANDVLVIIAVTVITVFTDLAVAVLCGIVIAALNFAWQQARELYADMHLEADGSKLYRLHGTLFFASTTPFLNLFDPANDPALVTLDCRHLRFVDYSAIAALKTLRERYGKAGKHLRVFHLSERCKQMLKRAGVQHD is encoded by the coding sequence ATGAAACCAGCACGCCTTCGCGCCGACGCCCTCGCCGGCCTCACCACTTCTTTCGCCTTGCTCCCCGAGTGCATCGCCTTCGCCCTGGTGGCCCATCTCAACCCATTGATGGGGCTGTACGGCGCGTTCATCCTCTGCACGCTGACCGCGTTGTTTGGCGGTCGGCCCGGGATGGTGTCGGGCGCGGCGGGGTCGATGGCCGTGGTGATCGTCGCGCTGGTGGTGCAGCACGGCGTGCAGTACCTGTTGGCGACCGTGTTGCTGGGTGGGCTGATCATGATGGCGTTCGGGCTGTTGCGACTGGGCAAGCTGGTGCGCATGGTGCCGCACCCGGTGATGCTCGGCTTCGTCAACGGCCTGGCGATCGTCATTGCCCTGGCCCAGTTGGAACACTTCAAGAATGGCGAGGCCTGGCTGAGCGGCCCGCCGCTGTACCTGATGGCCGGCCTGGTGGCGCTGACCATGGCCATCGTCTACCTGCTGCCACGCCTGACCCGCAGCGTGCCACCAGCCCTGGTGGCCATCCTCGGCGTGGGCCTGGCGGTCGACCTGCTCGGCCTGCCGACCCGGACGCTGGGCGACATGGCTCACATCGCCGGCGGTTTGCCAGCCTTTGCCCTGCCGGACATTCCCTGGAACCTTCAGACTTTGCAGATCGTCGCGCCCTACGCGGTGATCATGGCGATGGTCGGTTTGCTGGAAACCCTGCTGACCCTGAACCTGACCGATGAAATCACCGAAAGCCGTGGTTACCCGGACCGTGAATGCGTGGCGTTGGGCGCGGCCAACATCGCCTCTGGCCTGTTCGGTGGCATGGGCGGTTGCGCCATGATCGGCCAGACGATGATCAACCTCAGTTCGGGCGGGCGCGGGCGGCTGTCGGGTGTAGTGGCCGGGGTGATGGTGTTGCTGTTCGTGTTGTTCCTGTCGCCGCTGATCGAGCGTATCCCGCTGGCGGCGCTGGTGGGTGTGATGTTCGTGGTGTCACAGCAGACCTTTGCCTGGGCTTCGTTGCGGGTGCTCAACAAAGTGCCGGCGAACGACGTGCTAGTCATCATCGCGGTGACTGTCATCACGGTATTCACCGACCTGGCCGTGGCCGTGCTCTGCGGCATCGTGATCGCGGCGCTCAACTTCGCCTGGCAACAGGCACGGGAGCTGTACGCCGACATGCACCTGGAAGCCGATGGCAGCAAACTCTATCGCTTGCACGGCACGCTGTTCTTCGCCTCGACGACGCCGTTCCTCAACCTGTTCGACCCAGCCAACGACCCGGCCCTGGTGACCCTCGATTGCCGTCACTTGCGCTTCGTCGACTACTCGGCCATTGCCGCGCTCAAGACTCTGCGCGAGCGCTACGGCAAAGCGGGCAAACACCTGCGGGTGTTTCACCTGTCCGAGCGTTGCAAGCAAATGCTCAAGCGGGCGGGCGTGCAGCACGACTGA
- a CDS encoding MurR/RpiR family transcriptional regulator translates to MDILYQIRSRQDSFSAGEGRIARLMLDDVGFAASASLDELAQRAEVSSATLSRFARTVGCRDLRDLRLQLAQASGVGSRFLDPAGAPEQSAFYGQIVGDIESTLRQHLSGFVESRFGDAVRMIGKARMVHAFGLGGWSALCSEELQVRLVRFGYPISACRDPVMMRITATSLSEHHLVIACSLTGITPELLGAVELARSYGAAILAITRADSPLARLADVVLPLQGAETSFIYKPTAARYGMLLAIDVLATELALTHPEDNQERLRRVKLALDDYRGGDDDLPLGD, encoded by the coding sequence ATGGACATCCTCTACCAGATCCGCTCCCGCCAGGATTCTTTCAGCGCTGGCGAAGGAAGAATCGCCCGGCTGATGCTCGACGACGTAGGCTTTGCCGCCTCCGCCAGCCTCGATGAACTGGCCCAACGGGCCGAAGTCAGCAGTGCCACGCTGTCGCGTTTTGCCCGCACCGTCGGTTGCCGCGACCTTCGCGACTTGCGCCTGCAACTGGCCCAGGCCAGTGGCGTCGGCAGTCGTTTTCTCGACCCGGCCGGGGCGCCAGAACAGTCGGCGTTCTATGGGCAGATCGTCGGCGATATCGAGTCGACCTTGCGCCAGCATCTGTCGGGGTTCGTAGAGTCACGGTTTGGCGATGCCGTACGGATGATCGGCAAGGCACGGATGGTTCATGCATTCGGCCTCGGTGGTTGGTCGGCCTTGTGCAGTGAGGAGTTGCAGGTGCGGCTGGTGCGTTTCGGCTACCCGATCTCCGCGTGCCGCGACCCGGTGATGATGCGCATCACGGCCACATCCCTGAGTGAACATCACCTGGTCATTGCCTGCTCGCTCACCGGCATCACTCCGGAATTGCTCGGCGCGGTGGAATTGGCTCGCAGCTACGGCGCGGCGATCCTGGCCATCACCCGTGCCGACTCGCCGCTGGCCCGCCTGGCGGATGTGGTGTTGCCCCTGCAAGGCGCTGAAACCTCGTTCATCTATAAACCTACAGCGGCGCGCTACGGCATGCTGCTGGCCATCGATGTGCTCGCCACCGAACTGGCATTGACTCACCCTGAAGACAATCAAGAGCGCCTGCGGCGGGTCAAGCTCGCCCTGGACGATTACCGCGGCGGCGACGATGACTTGCCGCTGGGAGACTGA
- a CDS encoding FitA-like ribbon-helix-helix domain-containing protein, whose amino-acid sequence MASITIRNLDDQIKEQLRIAAAHNGHSMEEEARLILGKALASVNQAGGLGSRIRNRFSASGGVELDLPSRQEKAKAADLSE is encoded by the coding sequence GTGGCCAGCATCACCATTCGAAACCTTGACGACCAGATCAAAGAACAACTGCGAATAGCCGCTGCCCATAATGGGCATTCGATGGAAGAAGAGGCTCGGTTGATCTTGGGAAAGGCATTGGCCTCTGTTAATCAAGCAGGAGGTCTTGGCAGCCGGATCCGCAACAGGTTCAGCGCAAGCGGCGGGGTTGAGCTCGATTTGCCTTCGCGGCAGGAGAAGGCGAAGGCCGCGGATCTTTCCGAATGA
- a CDS encoding type II toxin-antitoxin system VapC family toxin, with translation MIVLDTNVLSEFMRFEPDPRVLAWVDELPAMDLAITAVTVAEILHGIARLPSGKRKQKFEAHAMAMFEEDFVGRIFPFDAHAAVEYATLVANCEARGRAMSMADAQIAAICRAHGTSIATRNVRDFEFSGVEMINPWQSE, from the coding sequence ATGATCGTGCTTGATACCAATGTCCTGTCAGAGTTCATGCGGTTTGAGCCCGATCCTAGAGTGTTGGCTTGGGTCGACGAGCTGCCGGCGATGGATCTTGCGATCACTGCGGTGACCGTGGCGGAAATTCTCCATGGCATTGCCCGACTCCCATCCGGTAAGCGTAAACAGAAATTTGAAGCCCATGCGATGGCGATGTTCGAAGAGGACTTTGTCGGGCGAATATTTCCGTTTGACGCCCATGCCGCCGTTGAGTACGCGACGCTGGTGGCGAACTGCGAAGCAAGGGGGCGGGCGATGTCGATGGCCGACGCGCAGATTGCTGCTATTTGCCGAGCCCACGGCACTTCGATTGCGACTCGAAATGTTCGGGATTTTGAGTTTTCCGGGGTCGAGATGATTAATCCTTGGCAGTCCGAGTAG